The following coding sequences are from one Planctomycetota bacterium window:
- the tpx gene encoding thiol peroxidase, with protein sequence MERTVKFKGQSVTLEGTELKIGRQAPDFTVVNQDMKEVSLADYNGKIKVITTFPSLDTPVCDLQVKEFNKRAAKLSDDVIVLGISMDLPFAQARFCQENEIKNAVVVSDYRYASFGKNYGLLIKELRLLARSVIILDKDNVARYIQIVDDLGKPPDYDAALTKLSEIKQPETQPSVT encoded by the coding sequence ATGGAAAGAACCGTAAAGTTTAAAGGACAGTCCGTAACCTTGGAGGGGACGGAATTGAAAATCGGCAGGCAGGCACCCGATTTTACCGTGGTTAACCAGGATATGAAAGAAGTCAGCCTGGCTGATTATAACGGTAAGATTAAGGTCATCACCACTTTCCCTTCCCTGGATACGCCGGTCTGCGATTTGCAGGTAAAGGAATTCAATAAAAGGGCGGCTAAGCTCTCCGATGACGTCATCGTCCTGGGCATAAGCATGGACCTGCCTTTTGCCCAGGCCAGGTTCTGCCAGGAAAATGAGATTAAGAATGCCGTGGTCGTATCCGATTACCGGTACGCCTCCTTCGGCAAGAATTACGGATTGCTTATCAAGGAACTCCGGCTCCTGGCGCGCTCCGTGATTATCCTGGATAAGGATAATGTAGCCCGGTATATCCAGATAGTGGATGATTTGGGCAAGCCGCCTGATTATGATGCGGCATTAACCAAGCTCTCTGAAATAAAACAGCCAGAAACACAGCCCAGCGTAACTTAA
- a CDS encoding hemerythrin domain-containing protein — protein sequence MLPIGLLMKEHRLIEQMFGVIEKETGIFRQENKANPVFISRAIDFIRNYADLCHHGKEEGILFRDLSRKKLSPKHTRIMDELIDEHRQARAKVHELVRANEKYSTGAPEALPQILKCIDFLVDFYPKHIEKEDKQFFPPCMDYFSPAEKKAMLAEEREFDRSMVHRIYQDKAEQPAEPDVGTWYFKTCHQKV from the coding sequence ATGTTACCAATTGGATTACTGATGAAAGAACACCGCTTGATCGAACAAATGTTCGGGGTCATTGAGAAAGAAACCGGCATATTCCGGCAGGAAAACAAGGCTAACCCCGTCTTTATTTCGCGGGCAATTGATTTTATCCGCAACTATGCCGACCTATGCCATCACGGCAAGGAAGAAGGCATCCTGTTCCGCGACCTGTCCCGGAAAAAACTGTCTCCCAAGCATACGCGCATCATGGACGAATTAATTGATGAGCATCGCCAGGCGCGGGCTAAGGTCCATGAATTAGTCCGGGCTAACGAGAAATACAGCACCGGCGCACCCGAAGCGTTGCCCCAAATCCTGAAGTGCATTGATTTCCTGGTTGATTTTTATCCTAAGCATATCGAAAAAGAGGACAAGCAGTTTTTCCCTCCCTGCATGGATTATTTCAGCCCAGCGGAAAAAAAGGCAATGCTGGCGGAAGAGCGGGAATTTGACCGCAGCATGGTGCACCGGATATACCAGGATAAAGCCGAGCAGCCGGCTGAACCGGATGTCGGGACATGGTATTTCAAAACTTGCCACCAGAAAGTATGA
- a CDS encoding phosphoribosyltransferase, with protein sequence MIKFNNRYEAGRMLFNKIAGLDLTLKKPLILGIPRGGVAIGAALAQGLQAPLDTITLRKLPFPDNPEAGFGAVTLDKVVILNEKLINYYRLDEHTINRIVDEVYKEVLRRNRIYRQNKPFPKLNGRTVIITDDGLASGFTMLAAIRFARQRDAGEIIVAVPVAHRQAYDMIKKESDNLAALHVSDQPYFAVAGFYDDFPDMTDNEVISYLTGEKQGSFAK encoded by the coding sequence ATGATTAAGTTTAACAACCGCTATGAAGCCGGCCGGATGTTGTTCAATAAAATCGCCGGACTAGACCTGACACTAAAGAAGCCGCTTATCCTGGGCATCCCGCGCGGCGGCGTGGCAATAGGCGCGGCATTGGCGCAGGGCTTGCAGGCGCCGTTGGACACCATCACCTTAAGAAAACTGCCCTTCCCGGATAATCCTGAAGCCGGATTTGGCGCGGTCACTCTTGACAAGGTCGTTATTCTCAACGAGAAATTAATAAATTATTACCGGCTGGATGAGCACACGATAAACCGGATTGTGGATGAGGTCTATAAAGAAGTGCTCAGGCGTAACCGCATATACCGGCAGAATAAGCCCTTTCCAAAATTAAACGGCCGCACAGTCATCATCACGGATGACGGGCTGGCCAGCGGTTTTACGATGTTAGCCGCCATCAGGTTTGCCCGCCAGCGGGATGCCGGTGAAATAATCGTCGCGGTTCCCGTGGCCCATCGCCAGGCATATGATATGATAAAGAAAGAAAGCGATAATCTCGCGGCTTTGCATGTCAGCGACCAACCCTATTTTGCCGTGGCTGGATTCTATGATGATTTTCCCGATATGACGGATAATGAGGTCATCTCTTATTTAACCGGTGAAAAACAAGGTAGTTTTGCTAAATAG
- a CDS encoding VOC family protein, whose protein sequence is MNPVVHFEMPAQDRKRAADFYTNVFGWEMRQLSPDMGHYILAMTTESDEKGPKEPGRINGGFFQKTSDNPAQHPSIVIAVDDIKLAMEKVVAEGGKVLREPMEIPGVGKYAPILDTEGNLASMLQPLQM, encoded by the coding sequence ATGAACCCGGTAGTCCATTTTGAGATGCCGGCCCAAGACCGGAAGCGGGCAGCGGATTTTTACACGAATGTCTTCGGCTGGGAGATGCGGCAATTAAGCCCGGATATGGGGCATTATATCCTGGCGATGACTACGGAATCCGATGAAAAAGGCCCAAAAGAGCCCGGCAGAATCAACGGTGGCTTTTTCCAGAAAACAAGCGATAACCCCGCACAGCATCCATCTATCGTCATCGCGGTGGATGATATCAAGCTTGCCATGGAAAAAGTGGTGGCGGAAGGCGGGAAGGTCTTGCGCGAGCCGATGGAAATACCCGGAGTCGGGAAGTACGCGCCGATTTTGGATACGGAAGGCAACCTGGCAAGCATGCTCCAGCCGTTGCAAATGTAA
- a CDS encoding VOC family protein has translation MSIMRKITPCLWFDSQAEEAADFYTSVFSALGRKKSKVLNVMRYGEADAKVSGKPKGSVMTVTFALDGQEFMALNGGPIFKFTEAISFIINCKTQDEIDVLWEKLSEGGDEKAQQCGWLKDKYGVSWQIVPAIMDKLMRDKNPAKTEKVMEAMLPMKKLDIEKLKQAYREG, from the coding sequence ATAAGTATTATGCGAAAAATCACCCCGTGTTTGTGGTTTGACAGCCAGGCCGAAGAGGCGGCGGATTTTTACACCTCTGTTTTCTCCGCTCTCGGCAGGAAGAAATCCAAGGTCTTAAACGTCATGCGCTACGGAGAGGCGGATGCGAAGGTTTCCGGAAAACCAAAGGGTTCGGTGATGACCGTTACATTCGCGCTCGATGGGCAGGAATTCATGGCGTTAAACGGCGGGCCGATATTCAAATTTACAGAAGCGATTTCGTTTATTATAAACTGCAAGACTCAGGATGAAATAGACGTGTTGTGGGAAAAGCTTTCCGAAGGCGGGGACGAAAAGGCGCAGCAATGCGGATGGCTTAAAGATAAATACGGCGTCTCGTGGCAGATTGTCCCGGCTATAATGGACAAGCTTATGCGGGACAAAAATCCCGCAAAAACGGAAAAAGTCATGGAAGCAATGCTTCCGATGAAGAAGCTCGATATTGAGAAATTAAAACAGGCATATAGGGAGGGATAA
- a CDS encoding dihydrofolate reductase family protein, producing the protein MRKLIILTFITLDGVMQAPGGPEEDTSGGFKYGGWVVPYSDEFFGKVMEEQMKQPFNLLLGRRTFEIFASYWPQHANEWPGINESAKYVVSNTLTRHDWKNSIFIKGDIVKEIKKLKMQNGPDLQVYGSGKLAQTLLQHDLVDELWLKTFPITLGSGKRLFTEGTGPAAFKLTDSKVSPKGVIVAKYERAGKANRGRAYPPLTAF; encoded by the coding sequence ATGAGAAAACTTATCATCCTCACTTTCATAACACTTGACGGGGTCATGCAAGCCCCCGGCGGACCCGAGGAAGATACCTCCGGCGGTTTCAAATACGGCGGCTGGGTTGTTCCATATAGCGATGAATTCTTCGGCAAGGTCATGGAAGAGCAGATGAAGCAGCCTTTCAATTTGCTCCTGGGCAGAAGAACCTTCGAAATATTCGCATCTTACTGGCCGCAACATGCGAATGAATGGCCCGGCATAAACGAATCCGCCAAGTATGTGGTTTCAAATACTCTTACCAGGCATGATTGGAAAAATTCCATCTTTATAAAAGGCGACATTGTGAAGGAAATCAAAAAGCTTAAAATGCAGAACGGGCCCGACCTGCAAGTCTACGGCAGCGGCAAACTCGCCCAAACGCTCTTGCAGCATGATTTGGTTGACGAATTGTGGCTCAAGACATTTCCCATTACGCTGGGTTCAGGCAAGCGCCTTTTTACCGAGGGCACGGGTCCGGCTGCTTTCAAACTGACCGATAGCAAGGTTTCGCCAAAGGGTGTTATTGTCGCCAAATACGAGCGCGCAGGAAAAGCTAACCGAGGCCGAGCTTACCCGCCGCTAACGGCTTTCTAA
- a CDS encoding SRPBCC family protein gives MLEARHISVPINRPAEEIYEFASNPMNLPKWATGLGDSIKNESGDWIADSSMGRIKIKFAGKNKLGVLDHVVTLPSGKETYNPMRVFSNNGGSELTFTLYRQPDMTDEMFDDDAKTVKSDMERLKALLENSRFPVRTAGYPDDIRPAE, from the coding sequence ATGCTTGAAGCCAGGCATATCAGCGTGCCGATTAACCGGCCGGCTGAAGAGATCTATGAATTCGCATCGAATCCGATGAATCTGCCGAAATGGGCAACCGGGCTGGGAGATTCCATTAAGAACGAGTCCGGCGACTGGATAGCCGATTCATCCATGGGCAGAATCAAGATTAAATTTGCCGGGAAAAACAAGCTGGGCGTCTTGGACCACGTGGTGACCCTCCCCTCCGGTAAAGAGACCTATAATCCCATGCGCGTATTTTCCAATAACGGCGGGAGCGAGTTGACTTTTACGCTTTACCGCCAGCCGGATATGACGGATGAAATGTTTGATGATGACGCAAAGACGGTCAAAAGCGACATGGAAAGGCTGAAGGCATTGCTTGAAAATAGCCGGTTTCCCGTACGAACAGCGGGATATCCTGATGATATACGACCGGCGGAATAA
- a CDS encoding DUF1428 domain-containing protein gives MKGNYVDGFVLCVPKKNLRAYRAMALEGAKIWRKYGALDYKECVGDDLYPKWGLPFPKMAKTKPGETVVFSYIVYKSRAHRDSVNAKVMKEMENEYKHKDMTMPFDVKRMAYGGFKVIASS, from the coding sequence ATGAAGGGGAATTACGTTGACGGGTTCGTGCTATGCGTACCCAAAAAGAATCTCCGGGCTTATCGCGCCATGGCTTTGGAGGGGGCGAAAATCTGGCGCAAATACGGGGCGTTAGATTACAAGGAATGTGTCGGCGACGACTTATATCCGAAATGGGGGCTTCCCTTCCCCAAAATGGCTAAGACAAAACCCGGTGAGACGGTGGTTTTTTCCTATATTGTTTATAAATCACGCGCGCACCGCGATAGTGTCAACGCCAAGGTGATGAAAGAAATGGAGAACGAATACAAACATAAAGATATGACTATGCCATTTGATGTAAAGCGCATGGCTTACGGCGGTTTTAAGGTTATTGCAAGCTCTTAA
- a CDS encoding VOC family protein, producing MKKIFAEGCGHIGLFTGNPAGALNFYTRKLGFREEKEEMVAAEVIRRVFGVDSACKLVKLSWESLSLEIFYPISKRIAKRRDLSAGYNHWGLRVFDREKFCNRLKRKKVPLIKIRRNNHSIYFIKDPDGNRIEIKE from the coding sequence ATGAAAAAGATATTTGCCGAGGGTTGCGGACATATAGGGCTTTTTACGGGCAATCCCGCCGGAGCGCTGAATTTCTATACGCGTAAGCTGGGATTCAGGGAAGAAAAGGAGGAGATGGTTGCCGCGGAAGTTATCCGGCGCGTTTTCGGGGTTGATTCGGCCTGCAAACTGGTTAAACTGTCATGGGAAAGCTTGTCCCTGGAAATATTTTACCCGATATCGAAAAGAATAGCAAAGAGGCGCGATTTGTCCGCCGGATACAACCACTGGGGTCTCCGGGTGTTTGACCGGGAGAAATTTTGCAATCGCCTCAAGCGTAAGAAGGTGCCCCTCATCAAAATCAGGAGGAATAACCACTCGATATATTTTATCAAAGACCCGGATGGCAACCGGATAGAAATCAAGGAATAA
- a CDS encoding phosphoribosyltransferase, which translates to MGRLRIISNSDEPFADRADAGRALAEELKKYKGKNTVVLGIPRGGLIIAREMAHALEAELDMVFSRKIGLQDNPELAIGSISEDGKLFLNKNLIDETDTESSYIKWEKERQSAEIARRVALYRKILPKVPLKGKTVIVTDDGIATGATMQASLWSARQEHPQKLIAAIPVGPEDTLIRLADDADEMICLRAPYPFMAVGRFYLSFDQIDDAELMEILKEESERKVVK; encoded by the coding sequence ATGGGTAGATTGCGTATAATATCAAATTCTGATGAGCCTTTTGCGGACAGGGCTGACGCCGGCAGGGCGCTGGCAGAAGAACTGAAGAAATACAAAGGCAAAAATACCGTGGTGCTCGGTATTCCGCGCGGCGGGTTAATCATCGCCCGCGAAATGGCGCACGCGCTCGAGGCTGAGTTGGACATGGTGTTTTCCAGGAAAATAGGGTTGCAGGATAACCCGGAACTGGCAATCGGTTCTATCAGCGAAGACGGGAAATTATTCCTGAACAAAAATCTCATTGATGAAACGGATACGGAAAGTTCTTATATTAAATGGGAAAAAGAGCGCCAGTCGGCGGAAATAGCCCGGCGGGTGGCGCTGTATCGCAAAATCCTGCCGAAAGTGCCGTTGAAAGGGAAAACGGTAATCGTAACGGATGACGGCATCGCGACCGGCGCGACCATGCAGGCGTCTCTTTGGAGCGCCCGCCAGGAGCATCCCCAGAAACTGATTGCCGCTATCCCGGTCGGGCCGGAAGATACTTTAATCCGCTTGGCTGATGACGCGGATGAAATGATATGCCTGCGCGCCCCGTATCCTTTTATGGCGGTAGGGCGCTTTTATTTAAGTTTCGACCAGATTGATGACGCGGAGCTTATGGAAATCCTGAAAGAGGAATCGGAAAGGAAGGTGGTTAAATGA
- a CDS encoding dienelactone hydrolase family protein has protein sequence MNPKTMEKSQLVRIPSQGAVLEGDLDIPSGAGQVILFAHGSGSSRFSPRNRFVAQELRKAGFATLLADLLSPEEEQIDSRTAHLRFDIGFLARRLISVTDWLRENETTSNFKIGYFGASTGAAAALVSAVKRREAVGAIVSRGGRPDLAEEALPLVRAPTLLIVGGNDFEVIEMNRAALDLLESKKELVIVPGATHLFEEPGALEEVARLASGWFTRYLSKKRINE, from the coding sequence ATGAATCCCAAGACAATGGAAAAAAGCCAATTAGTGCGCATCCCGTCACAAGGGGCGGTTCTTGAAGGCGATTTGGATATCCCCTCCGGGGCCGGGCAGGTTATCTTATTTGCCCATGGAAGCGGGAGCAGCCGGTTCAGCCCCAGGAACCGGTTTGTCGCGCAGGAACTCCGCAAAGCGGGATTTGCCACACTGCTGGCCGACCTCTTAAGCCCGGAAGAAGAGCAAATAGATAGCCGGACCGCGCACCTGAGGTTTGATATCGGGTTTCTTGCCCGGCGCCTCATCAGCGTGACCGATTGGCTCAGGGAAAACGAAACGACCAGTAATTTTAAGATAGGCTATTTCGGCGCCAGCACCGGCGCGGCGGCTGCCCTGGTATCCGCCGTAAAACGCCGGGAAGCGGTCGGCGCGATTGTCTCTCGCGGGGGACGGCCTGACCTGGCCGAAGAAGCCCTTCCTCTGGTCAGGGCGCCGACCCTCCTTATCGTCGGCGGAAACGATTTTGAGGTAATAGAGATGAACCGGGCGGCATTAGATTTGCTGGAATCAAAAAAAGAACTCGTGATTGTCCCGGGCGCGACCCACCTTTTCGAAGAACCCGGCGCCCTGGAAGAAGTTGCCCGGCTCGCTTCCGGCTGGTTCACCCGTTATCTATCCAAAAAAAGGATAAATGAATGA
- a CDS encoding pirin family protein: MIVIRTPQSIFKAGGAIDNGAFSGRWHFSFDEYYDPKYVRFGNLRVFNDDTLSPGATWPLHHHAEIEVVTYCAEGEFLHVDERGKGGVLQKGWVQHTTVGQGMSHSEVNNRPDIPLRFIQMWFMPKARRLKPSVEQKKVTQEERTNKFLPLVSNTHPEALKIASDASVYSAFLKAGRSIKHPISKNKGGYLYLLEGGAIKIANHKVNPLGAAMITGETGINISAESDSELLLVEVTLD; this comes from the coding sequence ATGATTGTGATACGCACACCTCAAAGCATCTTTAAGGCCGGAGGCGCTATTGACAACGGCGCCTTTTCCGGCCGCTGGCATTTTTCCTTTGATGAATATTACGACCCTAAATATGTCCGTTTCGGCAATCTGCGCGTATTCAACGACGATACCCTTTCTCCGGGCGCGACCTGGCCACTCCATCATCACGCGGAAATAGAAGTCGTTACCTATTGCGCCGAAGGCGAATTCCTCCATGTGGATGAGCGCGGCAAGGGCGGCGTTCTGCAAAAGGGCTGGGTCCAGCATACCACGGTCGGGCAAGGCATGTCGCATTCAGAGGTTAATAACCGGCCGGATATTCCTCTGCGTTTTATCCAGATGTGGTTCATGCCGAAAGCCCGGAGATTGAAACCATCTGTCGAACAGAAAAAGGTTACTCAAGAAGAGCGGACAAATAAATTCCTGCCCCTCGTCTCCAATACTCATCCCGAAGCCCTGAAGATAGCCTCGGACGCTTCGGTTTATTCCGCCTTCCTCAAGGCAGGCAGATCCATAAAACATCCCATCAGTAAAAACAAAGGCGGTTATCTTTATCTCCTTGAAGGTGGAGCGATTAAGATTGCGAATCATAAGGTTAATCCGCTGGGCGCCGCGATGATTACCGGCGAAACAGGCATAAATATCAGCGCTGAATCTGATAGTGAACTTCTTTTGGTGGAGGTGACTCTTGATTAA
- a CDS encoding type III polyketide synthase: protein MASRQFIGSWSVAVPPFALNQSEGERFLREHYGDKIGARSLNVIGKVFNHPSVQQRYFAFSDPSCLINENPDERIERFTTEAVKLSSKAAIEAMDKVGVEKDEITGVVVNTCTGYICPGLSTYLVEGLKLKRTARVYDLVGSGCGGAIPNLQLSQALLKEGNGDKILSVSVEICSATFQMADNLSLIISNAIFGDGAAAAVVWNQPRGLALLSSVSHHAPEYRDDIRFVYRNGRLHNQLSLRLPKLVGKAVGRLVADLLQQNRLQREDIAHWVIHPGGENIIAAIKSELNLSEEHLQPTRDVLANYGNMSSATVWFILDRVKDKIMPGEYLVVIAFGAGFSSHAYLLQSGS from the coding sequence ATGGCAAGCAGGCAATTTATCGGTTCCTGGTCAGTGGCAGTCCCGCCATTTGCCCTTAACCAATCCGAAGGCGAAAGGTTTTTGAGAGAGCATTATGGTGACAAGATAGGTGCGAGGTCGTTAAATGTTATAGGCAAGGTTTTTAACCACCCCAGCGTGCAACAGCGTTATTTCGCCTTTAGCGATCCTTCCTGTCTAATCAATGAAAATCCGGATGAGCGCATAGAGCGCTTTACCACGGAAGCGGTGAAACTTTCCTCGAAAGCCGCAATCGAAGCCATGGATAAGGTAGGAGTGGAAAAAGATGAAATAACCGGCGTGGTGGTAAATACCTGCACCGGCTATATTTGCCCCGGGTTATCCACTTACCTGGTAGAGGGATTAAAACTAAAGCGCACGGCACGCGTCTATGATTTAGTGGGAAGCGGCTGCGGCGGCGCCATTCCGAATTTACAGCTTTCCCAGGCGTTGTTAAAAGAAGGCAATGGGGATAAAATCCTGAGCGTCTCGGTAGAAATTTGCAGTGCCACTTTCCAGATGGCGGATAATCTGAGCCTGATTATTTCCAATGCCATTTTCGGGGACGGCGCCGCGGCGGCGGTCGTCTGGAACCAGCCGCGCGGGCTGGCGCTCTTGTCCTCGGTCTCACACCACGCGCCGGAATACCGTGACGACATCCGCTTTGTTTACCGGAATGGCAGGCTCCATAACCAGCTTTCTCTGCGCCTGCCCAAACTGGTTGGCAAAGCCGTGGGGCGGTTGGTTGCGGATTTGCTCCAACAAAACCGCCTGCAACGTGAAGATATCGCGCATTGGGTAATACATCCGGGAGGCGAAAATATTATTGCCGCTATCAAGAGCGAGTTGAACCTTTCCGAGGAACACCTCCAACCCACCAGGGATGTCCTGGCAAACTACGGCAATATGTCTTCGGCAACGGTCTGGTTCATACTTGACCGGGTGAAAGATAAGATTATGCCCGGTGAATATCTGGTAGTAATCGCCTTTGGCGCCGGATTTTCCTCTCATGCGTATCTTTTGCAATCTGGTTCTTAG